The following coding sequences are from one Granulicella sp. L56 window:
- a CDS encoding TonB-dependent receptor: protein MFKHFLLLVSVPLIFIGAAFAQQGSSGALNGVVKDASGAVIPGATVVATELATNVSKTTITTGSGNYTFPALPPGLYKIAATHAGFSPNAITDVSLRVAQLLTVDLKLEVGATETVEVSTDAQLLESGTSQLSHYASAETLETLPVPVTGDGERQLQDYLFKSLPGTTGETYVGSINGGQNLTNEVYLDGISMGSPDTAELAPSLDAIGDFNLQTGAMSAEYNGGGTAVTNYSVKAGGNKLHGSLYEYFQNEALNANSYDSNYNGTPRPKQRLNNFGGTIGGPIFIPKLYDGRNKTFFFVSYEGTRKNNFVIAGLTTMPTPAMLGGDLSGFLDPAQTGDSKSGQPATNGTSPVVDALGRPVIYGQIYDPNTQRILQAGQIDPLTGLRAVSGGLVREPFADNKIPTSRFDAVAANYLKLKFPTNFVNGRVTSNLASYASNQPVFNQDDYTFKIDQNIGNAQRVDFLYTTVNRTRSNGSGGAFSTPGTNPLDSWDTQDNPGKLVRANDYWTISPTFVNHFGVGFNRFTNKYTTPFSSQNWGSTLGVQNISPIGFPTIGIGSSGTALGSEQTFGNGAIGSGSVFQSTIFVDTLSISHGKHQLQIGTEWRYYNQNQTNLNSVPGFSFSSAQTDDGLPAKNYTGNGFGSFLLGQVSSEASNVYNGSEGFRRREIGTFVQDNWRLNSHLTINAGLRWEVIGAFYEVHGKITTMNPATPNPGAGDLPGALQFASQLGRKGFGKTDWGYILPRLGFVYSASPRLVWRGGVGVNSQAPAGSPSFSYEATPSTQGYSGLIQVNQGTNPTPDPSMAVTTLSTPFPSFAGTLPNYDPTQLNNQGSPQVINPNGSHAQYVVNYTFGFQYDLGHKTVAEMNYVGNTTKRIWAYGTDQLNQLPIGDLSKYGDALLDPLSLHPEIPAPYAGFTSSYLVQQAIAPFPQYNGGSVSQFESHNGWSRYDSLQATITRTVHPGLSVVAAYTWEKILTNANSNYTYIAPRDVNNLRAEKALAIGLDVPQQFKLTTLYDLPFGKGRPFALHGPVDWIAGGWTLSANLIYQSGDVLQVSDSSVSNGTFSTTTPNYTGAPTKLRGPGQINESAPSGPQYLNPAGFTHVQTTCSLVPVGTPCNNVALSNGNVKSAMGAFGPGLADENVSLQKNFSLGEQRSFQLRVDAVNLFNRAGLGDPVGDINSPQFGQIISPGTDQQNIDSDSYFYQPRVIQLSARIKF, encoded by the coding sequence ATGTTCAAACATTTTTTACTCTTAGTGTCAGTGCCTTTGATTTTTATCGGTGCTGCTTTCGCTCAACAAGGATCGTCAGGGGCTCTGAATGGAGTTGTAAAGGATGCGTCGGGAGCAGTTATTCCTGGTGCTACAGTTGTGGCAACTGAACTTGCCACGAACGTATCCAAGACCACAATTACTACGGGATCAGGGAATTACACATTCCCTGCACTGCCTCCAGGTCTCTATAAGATCGCCGCAACCCATGCTGGGTTTAGTCCAAATGCGATTACCGATGTCTCGCTACGCGTAGCCCAGCTTCTGACGGTTGACTTGAAACTCGAAGTGGGCGCCACTGAGACTGTCGAGGTCTCCACCGATGCGCAGTTGTTAGAAAGCGGTACCTCCCAGTTGAGCCATTATGCTTCCGCTGAGACGCTGGAGACATTGCCGGTCCCGGTGACGGGTGATGGAGAGCGTCAGTTGCAGGACTATCTCTTCAAGAGCCTTCCAGGAACCACTGGCGAAACATACGTCGGTTCCATCAACGGAGGTCAGAACCTTACCAACGAGGTATATCTCGACGGCATATCAATGGGTAGCCCCGATACCGCAGAACTTGCACCGAGCCTCGATGCGATTGGCGACTTCAATCTGCAGACTGGCGCAATGAGTGCGGAATACAATGGCGGTGGAACGGCAGTTACGAATTACAGCGTAAAAGCAGGCGGAAACAAGCTGCACGGCTCGCTCTACGAGTACTTCCAGAACGAAGCACTGAATGCAAACAGCTACGATAGTAATTACAACGGCACGCCACGCCCGAAGCAGCGTCTGAATAACTTCGGCGGCACAATTGGCGGACCGATTTTTATCCCGAAGTTGTATGACGGCAGGAATAAGACCTTTTTCTTCGTCTCCTATGAAGGGACCCGAAAGAATAACTTTGTGATCGCTGGCTTGACGACCATGCCTACTCCGGCCATGCTCGGTGGCGATCTATCTGGGTTTCTCGATCCGGCTCAGACAGGAGATTCAAAATCCGGTCAGCCTGCTACAAACGGCACAAGCCCTGTTGTCGATGCGCTGGGGCGTCCTGTAATTTATGGGCAGATCTATGATCCAAATACTCAACGTATCTTGCAAGCCGGACAGATCGATCCTCTAACTGGACTTAGGGCAGTTAGCGGCGGGTTGGTGCGTGAACCGTTTGCCGATAACAAAATTCCGACGAGCCGCTTTGATGCAGTAGCGGCAAACTACTTGAAACTCAAATTTCCAACGAATTTTGTGAATGGAAGAGTTACCAGCAATCTTGCATCCTATGCAAGCAATCAGCCTGTGTTCAATCAGGACGACTACACGTTCAAGATCGATCAGAACATAGGAAACGCGCAGAGGGTGGACTTCCTTTACACAACCGTAAACCGCACCAGAAGTAACGGTTCAGGAGGGGCTTTCTCGACTCCCGGTACAAATCCACTGGACTCGTGGGACACCCAGGACAATCCCGGCAAGCTGGTTCGTGCCAATGACTACTGGACCATCTCTCCGACATTCGTTAACCATTTTGGAGTCGGGTTCAACCGCTTCACCAACAAATATACGACTCCATTTTCGAGCCAGAACTGGGGATCAACACTTGGAGTCCAAAACATTAGCCCCATAGGATTTCCGACCATCGGTATAGGCTCAAGCGGCACCGCGCTTGGCAGTGAGCAGACCTTTGGCAATGGTGCAATCGGTAGCGGTTCAGTTTTCCAGAGCACGATTTTTGTCGACACACTCTCCATCAGCCATGGAAAACACCAGTTGCAGATTGGAACGGAATGGCGATACTACAACCAAAATCAAACAAACCTTAACTCTGTTCCGGGCTTTAGTTTTTCCAGCGCCCAGACTGATGATGGTCTTCCCGCAAAAAATTACACCGGTAATGGCTTTGGTAGTTTCCTGCTCGGCCAGGTAAGCAGTGAAGCATCTAATGTTTATAACGGATCTGAGGGTTTTCGCCGGCGCGAAATAGGAACTTTTGTCCAGGACAACTGGAGATTGAACTCGCACTTGACGATCAATGCAGGCCTGCGCTGGGAGGTCATCGGCGCTTTTTATGAAGTACATGGAAAGATCACGACCATGAACCCTGCAACTCCTAATCCGGGTGCTGGAGATCTTCCCGGTGCATTGCAGTTTGCCAGCCAGCTTGGGCGCAAGGGCTTCGGAAAAACAGATTGGGGATATATTCTTCCGCGTTTAGGTTTTGTATATTCTGCCAGTCCACGATTGGTATGGAGGGGCGGAGTTGGAGTGAACTCTCAAGCTCCGGCCGGAAGTCCTTCGTTCAGCTACGAAGCCACTCCGTCAACTCAGGGCTACAGCGGGCTCATACAAGTGAACCAGGGAACAAACCCGACACCCGATCCCAGTATGGCCGTCACCACTCTCAGCACGCCGTTCCCGTCATTCGCCGGTACTCTGCCAAACTACGATCCTACCCAGTTGAATAATCAGGGTTCTCCGCAGGTAATCAATCCAAACGGATCTCACGCTCAGTATGTCGTGAACTATACCTTTGGTTTCCAATACGATCTTGGCCATAAGACGGTGGCCGAGATGAACTATGTCGGCAATACAACGAAGCGCATCTGGGCATATGGAACTGATCAACTGAACCAGTTGCCGATTGGCGATCTGAGCAAGTATGGAGATGCGCTGCTCGATCCGCTTTCACTCCATCCCGAAATTCCTGCGCCATATGCTGGATTTACCAGCAGCTATCTCGTGCAGCAGGCCATAGCTCCGTTCCCTCAATATAACGGAGGGAGTGTCAGCCAATTTGAATCACATAACGGATGGTCGAGATATGATTCCCTCCAGGCAACGATCACTCGCACCGTCCATCCGGGGTTGAGTGTCGTCGCGGCGTATACATGGGAAAAAATCCTGACAAACGCCAACAGCAACTACACTTACATTGCTCCACGGGATGTCAATAATCTGCGTGCGGAAAAGGCGCTTGCCATTGGGCTGGATGTACCCCAGCAGTTCAAGCTAACCACGCTCTATGATCTACCGTTTGGTAAAGGGCGTCCCTTTGCACTCCATGGGCCGGTTGATTGGATTGCAGGAGGATGGACGCTCAGTGCGAACCTTATCTATCAGTCCGGAGACGTACTGCAGGTCAGCGACAGCAGTGTAAGCAATGGAACGTTTTCTACAACGACCCCAAACTATACCGGTGCGCCAACCAAGCTCAGGGGCCCTGGTCAAATTAACGAGTCGGCGCCTTCTGGTCCGCAATATTTGAACCCCGCTGGCTTTACCCATGTGCAGACAACTTGCAGTCTTGTACCTGTCGGCACTCCCTGCAACAATGTCGCATTGTCCAATGGAAACGTGAAATCAGCCATGGGAGCATTTGGCCCGGGACTGGCTGATGAAAATGTGAGCTTGCAAAAGAATTTTAGCCTGGGCGAACAGCGCTCGTTCCAGCTCCGTGTAGATGCAGTCAATCTATTCAACAGAGCTGGACTCGGCGACCCTGTTGGAGATATCAACAGTCCGCAATTTGGTCAGATCATTAGCCCAGGAACAGACCAGCAAAATATTGATTCGGATTCATACTTCTACCAGCCTCGCGTAATCCAACTATCGGCGAGAATTAAATTCTGA